A stretch of Ipomoea triloba cultivar NCNSP0323 chromosome 13, ASM357664v1 DNA encodes these proteins:
- the LOC116000862 gene encoding probable inactive purple acid phosphatase 29, which yields MGIIGGWKLVVIALFYCSVAVAAEQRLRFDATDGEFRILQVADMHYATGKSTPCLNVLPEQVASCSDLNTTAFINRMILAEKPHLIVFTGDNIFGRDTRDPAASMNAAFAPAISSNIPWAAVLGNHDQQSTLSREGVMKHIVGMNNTLSQLNPTEDIDGFGNYNLEVLGGNGSELANKSVLNLFLLDSGDYSTVPSIPGYGWIKLSQQAWFKSTSRNLQRTYMSSPAPQRAPAPSLVYFHIPLPEYASFDSSNFTGVKMEKGISSASVNSGFFTTMLETGGVKGVFTGHDHLNDFCGELKGINLCYAGGFGYHAYGKAGWARRARMVVATLDKTEKGVWGDVKSIKTWKRLDDEHLTTIDTQVLWTKTSAPGAR from the exons ATGGGGATTATTGGGGGATGGAAGTTGGTAGTGATTGCATTATTTTATTGCTCCGTGGCTGTGGCGGCGGAGCAACGGCTGAGATTTGACGCCACGGATGGGGAGTTCCGGATACTTCAGGTGGCGGACATGCACTATGCCACCGGCAAATCCACCCCTTGCCTGAACGTGCTGCCGGAGCAAGTGGCTTCCTGCTCCGATCTCAACACCACCGCCTTCATCAACCGCATGATTCTCGCCGAGAAACCTCACCTCATCGTTTTCACAG GGGACAATATTTTTGGACGGGATACCCGTGATCCTGCAGCATCTATGAATGCCGCATTTGCCCCTGCTATATCTTCAAACATTCCCTGGGCTGCTGTATTGGGCAACCATGACCAGCAATCTACTCTATCAAGGGAAGGCGTGATGAAACATATTGTTGGCATGAACAATACTTTGTCTCAGTTGAATCCCACAGAGGATATTGATGGGTTTGGGAATTATAATCTGGAGGTGCTTGGGGGTAATGGATCTGAGCTTGCTAATAAATCAGTTCTTAATCTGTTCCTCCTTGATAGTGGGGATTATTCTACTGTCCCTTCTATCCCTGGATACGGTTGGATTAAACTCTCGCAGCAAGCTTGGTTTAAGAGCACTTCTCGTAACCTTCAG AGGACTTATAtgagcagtccagcacctcagAGGGCTCCAGCTCCAAGCCTGGTGTACTTTCATATTCCCTTGCCTGAATATGCCAGCTTTGACTCCTCAAACTTCACAGGTGTTAAAATGGAAAAGGGCATTAGTTCTGCTTCTGTAAACTCGGGTTTCTTTACAACTATGTTGGAAACAGGAGGCGTGAAGGGGGTTTTCACTGGGCATGATCACCTCAATGATTTTTGTGGCGAGTTGAAGGGCATAAATCTGTGTTATGCTGGAGGCTTTGGTTACCATGCTTATGGGAAAGCTGGATGGGCTAGGAGGGCAAGGATGGTGGTAGCAACGTTGGATAAGACTGAGAAAGGAGTTTGGGGAGATGTTAAATCTATCAAGACCTGGAAGAGACTTGATGATGAACACCTTACAACCATTGACACTCAAGTGCTTTGGACCAAGACTTCTGCACCTG GCGCCCGCTGA
- the LOC116000882 gene encoding probable inactive purple acid phosphatase 29, translating to MGIGRWKLVVAAAVMIAFHCSGAVAEQRRLRFDAKNGQFRILQVADMHYADGKATHCLNVLPQQEASCSDLNTTAFIHRMILAENPHLIVFTGDNIFGFDATDAAASMNAAFAPAVSSSIPWAAVLGNHDQESTLSRKGVMEHIVGMKNTLSQLNPTEDIDGFGNYNLEVLGVNGSELASKSVLNLFFLDSGDYSTVPSIPGYGWIKPSQQVWFQHTSRKLKRTYMSSPAAQRAPAPSLVYFHIPLPEYASFDSSNFTGVRQEGIGSASINSGFFTTMVETGDVKGVFTGHDHINDFCGEMMGINLCYAGGFGYHAYGKAGWARRARMVVATLEKTEKGVWGDVKSIRTYKRLDDEHLTAIDREVLWSKRSAGGRRKKKIGHPRRTF from the exons ATGGGGATTGGAAGATGGAAGCTGGTAGTGGCGGCGGCGGTGATGATTGCATTCCATTGCTCCGGCGCGGTGGCGGAGCAACGGCGGCTAAGGTTTGATGCGAAGAATGGGCAGTTCCGGATACTTCAGGTGGCGGACATGCACTATGCCGACGGCAAAGCCACCCATTGCCTTAACGTGCTGCCGCAGCAGGAGGCGTCCTGCTCCGATCTCAACACAACCGCCTTCATCCACCGCATGATTCTCGCCGAGAACCCTCACCTCATCGTTTTCACAG GGGACAACATTTTTGGATTTGATGCTACTGATGCTGCAGCATCTATGAATGCTGCATTTGCCCCTGCTGTATCTTCAAGCATTCCCTGGGCTGCTGTATTGGGCAACCATGACCAGGAATCTACTCTATCGAGGAAAGGCGTGATGGAACATATTGTTGGGATGAAGAATACTTTGTCTCAGTTGAATCCCACAGAGGATATTGATGGGTTTGGGAATTATAATCTGGAGGTGCTTGGGGTTAATGGCTCTGAGCTGGCTAGTAAATCAGTTCTTAATCTGTTTTTCCTTGATAGTGGGGATTATTCTACAGTTCCTTCCATCCCGGGATATGGTTGGATTAAACCCTCGCAACAAGTTTGGTTTCAGCATACTTCTCGTAAGCTTAAG AGAACTTATATGAGCAGTCCTGCAGCACAGAGGGCCCCAGCTCCAAGCCTTGTATACTTTCATATTCCCTTGCCTGAATATGCAAGCTTTGACTCCTCAAACTTCACAGGTGTTAGACAGGAAGGCATTGGTTCTGCATCGATAAATTCTGGTTTCTTCACAACAATGGTGGAAACAGGAGACGTGAAGGGCGTTTTCACTGGGCATGATCACATCAATGATTTTTGTGGCGAGATGATGGGCATAAATCTCTGTTATGCTGGAGGCTTTGGTTATCATGCTTATGGGAAAGCTGGATGGGCGAGGAGGGCAAGGATGGTGGTAGCAACTTTGGAGAAGACCGAGAAAGGAGTATGGGGAGATGTCAAATCTATCAGGACCTATAAGCGACTCGACGATGAACACCTTACTGCAATTGACCGTGAAGTGCTTTGGAGCAAAAGGTCTGCTG GCGGCCGCAGAAAAAAGAAGATTGGGCACCCGCGCAGAACTTTCTGA
- the LOC116001496 gene encoding uncharacterized protein LOC116001496, giving the protein MEMQPPRSIKDVQRLTGRLAALSRFLSKSAEKSLPFFQILKKSNGFEWTPACQSAFEDLKVYLSSAPVLSKPEKDKVLFVYLAVSDRAVSSVLVREENKGIQKPIYYVSKALQGPELRYTKFEKTSLALWVTARRLAAYFQAHPIVVLTDQPLGTILRNPTSSGRLIKWAMMLTQFAIEYKPRPAIKGQALVDFIVECTARDPEPDRPTALEEPWWEVSTDGSSSKKGCGGGIVLTSPEGFKIYQALIFKFQPTNNEAEYEALIGGLRLAKQMKAERLRARSDSRLIIGQLSSTIDAKEDRMIQYKDIALELLQQFKKYELIQIPRMENTDADMLSKLTQEAPEYVSKIARIEEIRAPSIDVIEVRPVEIGEPDWMYDLKNYIANGTIPDDDLKNYIANGTIPDDSSRAKKVKLRVPDDSSRAKKVKLRAPRFPSRAKKVKLRAPRFQLVAKKVKLRAPRFQLVDEKVKLRAPRFQLVDDRLYKRSYGGPLLRCLTSDEAKIVMEEVHEGICSAHQGPRTLAQKIILMGYYWPSINLDCEQYVRRCATCQEFHKLPGRPATYYQPVSEVIPFARWGVDLIGAFPMAAGRKKYVIVAIDYFTKWVEAKALATITSQQCQKFLWKNVITRFGVPVQLITDNGTQFDSRPFKNFMAHLGIRHTRVAVAYPQANGQVENTNRTILDGLKKKLQTAGRGWVDELSYVLWTYRTTPRRATNETPFSLTYGFETKKGTWQLGG; this is encoded by the exons ATGGAGATGCAACCCCCCCGATCAATCAAGGATGTTCAGCGACTGACCGGTCGACTAGCAGCGCTTAGCCGTTTTTTATCCAAGTCagccgaaaagtctctaccGTTCTTTCAGATTTTGAAAAAATCGAATGGCTTTGAGTGGACGCCGGCGTGTCAATCGGCTTTCGAAGATTTGAAGGTGTACTTGAGCTCCGCACCAGTCCTCTCGAAGCCAGAGAAAGATAAGGTCTTGTTCGTTTATTTGGCTGTGTCCGACCGAGCGGTCAGCTCCGTACTCGTCCGTGAAGAAAACAAGGGAATCCAGAAGCCGATCTACTACGTGAGCAAAGCTCTTCAAGGACCGGAGTTgaggtacacaaaatttgagaagacaTCGTTGGCGCTCTGGGTAACAGCCAGAAGACTTGCAGCCTACTTCCAGGCTCACCCGATAGTAGTGCTAACCGATCAACCGTTGGGAACGATCCTCAGGAATCCAACATCGTCAGGGCGACTAATCAAATGGGCTATGATGCTCACCCAGTTCGCGATTGAGTATAAGCCCCGTCCTGCCATCAAGGGTCAAGCATTGGTTGATTTCATCGTCGAGTGCACCGCACGCGACCCGGAACCCGACCGACCGACTGCGCTGGAAGAACCGTGGTGGGAAGTTTCTACTGATGGGTCGTCAAGCAAAAAGGGATGTGGGGGTGGAATTGTGCTCACCTCCCCTGAGGGCTTCAAGATTTATCAagccttgattttcaaattccaaCCTACCAATAACGAAGCAGAATACGAGGCGCTCATCGGCGGGTTGCGACTGGCTAAGCAGATGAAGGCCGAACGGTTAAGGGCACGATCAGACTCCCGGCTGATAATCGGACAGCTATCCAGCACGATCGATGCAAAGGAGGACCGGATGATACAGTACAAGGATATTGCGCTCGAACTATtacaacaattcaaaaaatacgagCTGATCCAAATACCAAGGATGGAGAACAcggacgctgacatgctctcgaagttgactcaagaagctCCTGAATACGTGTCCAAGATCGCACGCATTGAAGAAATCAGAGCGCCAAGCATTGACGTCATAGAGGTCCGACCGGTCGAGATAGGCGAGCCAGACTGGATGTATGACTTGAAGAATTACATCGCCAACGGCACTATACCTGACGACGACTTGAAGAATTACATCGCCAACGGCACTATACCTGACGACTCCTcccgggcaaagaaagttaagtTGAGGGTACCTGACGACTCCTcccgggcaaagaaagttaagtTGAGGGCACCGCGCTTCCCCTcccgggcaaagaaagttaagtTGAGGGCACCGCGCTTCCAATTGGTGGCAAAGAAAGTTAAGTTGAGGGCACCGCGCTTCCAATTGGTCGATGAGAAAGTTAAGTTGAGGGCACCGCGCTTCCAATTGGTCGATGATAGACTCTACAAAAGATCATATGGTGGACCGCTTCTTCGGTGTTTAACCAGCGATGAGGCGAAAATTGTGATGGAAGAAGTTCATGAGGGGATCTGTTCTGCCCATCAAGGACCGAGAACACTCGCGCAAAAGATCATTCTGATGGGTTATTACTGGCCTTCGATCAACTTGGATTGCGAGCAGTATGTTCGACGATGCGCCACTTGCCAAGAGTTTCACAAGTTACCCGGTCGACCAGCCACCTACTATCAACCCGTCAGCGAAGTAATACCATTTGCGAGGTGGGGAGTGGACCTGATCGGAGCATTCCCAATGGCAGCTGGACGCAAAAAGTATGTGATCGTGGCGATCgactacttcaccaagtgggtggAAGCAAAGGCGCTGGCAACTATCACTTCTCAACAGTGTCAAAAGTTCCTTTGGAAAAATGTGATTACTCGTTTCGGGGTACCTGTTCAATTGATCACAGACAACGGGACACAATTTGACAGCCGGCCATTTAAAAACTTCATGGCTCATTTGGGCATAAGGCATACCCGGGTGGCCGTAGCTTACCCGCAAGCAAATGGTCAAGTGGAGAACACCAACCGGACGATCTTGGATGGgttgaaaaagaaattgcaaactGCGGGTCGAGGCTGGGTTGATGAGCTTTCGTATGTTCTTTGGACGTACCGAACCACCCCGCGTCGGGCAACGAATGAGACACCTTTCTCCCTGACGTATGGATTCGAG ACGAAAAAAGGGACATGGCAGCTCGGAGGTTGA
- the LOC116001497 gene encoding uncharacterized protein LOC116001497: MNAHYPQDLQIPLAHTYSGRYDPQEHIDMYYGNMLMLGVSDAVICRAFFATLVGKAAEWFKDLERGSIRNFGQLADKFVKRFAASKSRKKSYTCLNKVNQAVGEPLSTFLFRWEREVDEVEPMEDQVAIQAFLASLCSGALYYDLIVNPPRTYEEAITRAKHHADATEANMAKRRDEQPANRDRGHDQRKNKPPFKHVKQHNRPDDVPRFTSLNRPLVEVLQFAEQCNLIHPPEPVPEGEDKSKYCAFHRVKGHNTSECMALRMLIEQLIQNGELGQFVMKGDGNKGKTERNVWKKNPEKNNKAFVPPRSADEKAVGKKPVIHVIYGGPEGGDSSRQRKQWARNLYVGTIHSEPREKKKRTEPISFTDDDLPLHGEAQNDPLVITLDVSGTDVQRVLVDTGSSVNILYFDVFTQLGLSTDRLTPIRTPLSGFTGDSIEAEGVIRLDVELGSQPNVLKTTMDFVVVKLKCVHNAILGRPGITRAAAVISMSHLCMKFHTPNGIGVARGDQRVARQCYVRAVKQSDREESRIHTISQQVDHGELKEKPQPASELEEIILDSDRPERVVKIGRGLPVDLREDIVGVLQRYKNVFAWGPEDMPGVDRSVICHRLSIQPGSKPVKQKKRHLSSERREXLRGNGIWSAELRSYIPKEGDKLFKGLLGSTMEAYVDDMLIKSRLKETHPTDLARAFRVMEISTCV; encoded by the coding sequence ATGAATGCCCACTACCCGCAAGACCTCCAGATCCCGTTGGCCCACACTTATTCCGGGCGGTATGACCCGCAAGAGCATATCGACATGTATTACGGCAACATGCTGATGTTGGGAGTAAGCGATGCGGTCATTTGCAGAGCTTTCTTCGCCACCTTAGTCGGTAAGGCGGCCGAATGGTTCAAGGATTTAGAGCGGGGGTCGATCAGAAATTTCGGCCAGCTGGCCGATAAGTTCGTAAAGCGCTTCGCTGCAAGTAAATCGAGAAAGAAATCTTACACCTGCCTGAACAAGGTAAATCAAGCCGTGGGAGAACCGTTGTCTACTTTCTTATTCAGATGGGAACGTGAGGTTGATGAGGTTGAACCAATGGAGGACCAGGTGGCAATCCAAGCCTTCCTTGCATCACTGTGTTCTGGGGCGCTCTACTACGACCTCATAGTTAATCCCCCCCGAACCTATGAGGAGGCCATCACCAGAGCTAAACATCATGCAGACGCCACCGAAGCCAACATGGCAAAAAGACGTGATGAGCAGCCGGCCAATCGGGACAGAGGCCATGATCAGAGGAAAAATAAACCACCGTTCAAACACGTCAAACAACACAATCGACCAGATGACGTACCACGTTTCACTTCGCTAAACAGACCCCTGGTGGAAGTTTTGCAGTTTGCTGAGCAATGCAACCTGATCCACCCGCCAGAACCGGTACCTGAGGGGGAGGACAAGAGCAAGTATTGTGCTTTCCACAGAGTCAAAGGACACAATACTTCGGAGTGCATGGCCTTGCGCATGCTCATTGAACAACTCATTCAAAATGGAGAGTTGGggcaatttgtgatgaaggGCGATGGAAACAAAGGAAAAACAGAGAGGAATGTGTGGAAAAAGAATCCCGAAAAGAACAACAAGGCATTCGTCCCACCCAGGTCAGCTGACGAGAAGGCGGTCGGAAAGAAACCAGTGATCCACGTCATCTACGGGGGCCCTGAAGGAGGTGATTCTTCGCGCCAAAGGAAGCAGTGGGCGAGGAACTTATACGTTGGGACGATCCACTCGGAGCCCCGAGAGAAGAAGAAGCGTACAGAGCCAATATCTTTCACTGACGATGATCTACCACTCCATGGGGAAGCCCAAAATGACCCGCTCGTCATCACACTAGATGTCAGCGGAACGGATGTCCAGCGGGTGCTGGTTGACACAGGGAGCTCGGTGAACATTTTATACTTTGATGTCTTTACACAATTGGGTTTGTCCACCGATCGGTTAACCCCCATTCGGACCCCGCTGTCTGGTTTCACGGGCGACTCCATAGAAGCAGAGGGAGTCATCCGCTTGGACGTGGAGTTGGGCAGCCAACCGAACGTATTGAAGactaccatggactttgtggtagtGAAATTGAAGTGTGTTCACAACGCCATACTTGGACGACCAGGCATCACTCGCGCAGCTGCTGTTATATCCATGAGCCACTTGTGCATGAAGTTCCATACACCTAATGGGATTGGAGTGGCCCGAGGAGACCAACGTGTTGCTCGGCAATGCTACGTGCGAGCGGTCAAACAGTCGGACCGGGAGGAAAGCAGGATTCACACCATATCCCAGCAGGTCGACCATGGAGAGCTGAAGGAAAAACCACAACCTGCCTCAGAATTGGAAGAAATCATACTTGACTCCGACCGACCCGAAAGAGTAGTCAAGATCGGTCGAGGACTCCCTGTCGACCTACGAGAAGACATCGTTGGAGTGTTGCAGAGATACAAAAATGTTTTTGCTTGGGGACCGGAAGACATGCCCGGGGTTGATCGATCTGTCATTTGCCACCGCTTATCAATCCAGCCAGGTTCAAAACcggtcaagcaaaagaaaaggcacctgTCGAGTGAAAGAAGGGAATTNCTACGTGGTAATGGCATTTGGTCTGCGGAACTCCGGAGCTACATACCAAAGGAGGGTGACAAGTTGTTTAAAGGATTGCTCGGATCGACTATGGaagcatatgtggatgacatgctcatcAAGAGTCGACTGAAGGAAACTCATCCTACCGATCTTGCCCGAGCATTCAGGGTGATGGAAATTTCAACCTGCGTctga